Sequence from the Streptomyces mobaraensis NBRC 13819 = DSM 40847 genome:
ACCCTCGCCCCTTACGCGCGCCCTGAGCCGCCGGGCAGCGGTCGTCGGCAATCGGCGGTCGGGACAGCCACCGGCCCGGCCTGAAGCCCGGATCGGCATCCCATGTCCCGGAGCCGGGTTGCCGCCGGGGCCCCGGCGGCAACCCGGCTCCGGGACATGGGACCGCCCCCACTACCCCGGCCCCGGCTCCGCCGGCCCCCGCACCGCCCCCCGCAGGTCCAGCACCGCCTCCGCCCCGCCCTCCGGCCGGTTGGCGAAGGTCAGCGGAGCGCCCAGCACCCGCGCCTGGCCCGCGGCGATCGTCAGTCCGAGGCCGAGACCGGCGCCGGATTCCGTACGGAAGCGCTGGGGGCCGTGGGCCAGGAGGGGCTCGGGGAAGCCGGGACCGCCGTCGCGGACGCGGATGACGCCGCCGTCCACCTCGGCGACGACGGGCTCGGCGCCGTGCCGGAAGGCGTTGGTGACGAGGTTGGTCAGTATGCGTTCGACGCGCCGCGCGTCCGTCTCCACCAGGCAGTCGCGCACCACCCGCACCTCCGCCGCCGTACCGTCCGGCCCGGCCGCGGCACCGGCCGCTCGGCGGGCGAGGTCGCCGAGGGCGCGGACGTCGGTCTCGACCCGTTCGGCGTCCGCGTCCAGCCGGGCCACCTCCAGGACGTCCTCCATGAGGGTGTGCACCCGCCGGGCCCGTTCCTGGACCATCTCAGCAGGCCGGCCGGGCGGCAGCAGGGCCGCCGCGGCGACCAGTCCGGCCACGGGAGTGCGCAGTTCGTGCGCGATGTTGGCGGTCACCTCCCGCTCGGCCTGGAGGCGGGCGGCGAGCGCGTCGGCCATGGTGTTGACGGCGATGGTCAGCCGGGCGATCTCGTCCTTGCCGCCGCGCGGCCGGAGCCGGGCCGTGAGGTCGCCGTCGGCGATGCGCTCGGCGATGCGGGCGGAGGCGTTCAGCCGGCGGCCGGCGAACGTCGCCAGGCCGACGCCGACGATGCCGGAGAACGCGGTGCCCAGGCCGCCGGCCGCCCACAGGACGTCGTCGAGGTCCTCCAGGTTGCGGGTCTCGCGGCGGTAGGGCCGCTTGAGGGCGATCATGTCGTCGCCGACCCGGGTGGCCGCCCACAGCACCGGTTCCCGGCCGCTCCGGTCCAGGTAGGTGGCGCGCTTGCCGTGCTCCGCCGCCTCGCGCAGCGGGGCCGGCATGCCGTCGGGGTTGACGAGGGTGTGCTGCCGGTCGATGCCCGCCGCGTGGTCGTCGACGGCGTTGGCCAGCCGTGCGTCGATGCTCTCGCGGGCCGTCGCGAGCTGGTTGACGCCCGTCCGGTGGTGGACGACGAACCCGATGAGGACGGCGACGAGCGCGGCGGTGACGGTGATCGCCGCCCCGATCTTCGTTCGCAGTCCCATGGATCAAGGCTCCTCGACGGCCGACGCTCGCGGCTGACGCTCCGGTACGAAGAGCCGCAGATCACGCAGCCCGTTGTGCTGCTCGGGCGGGAGCCCGTCGACGAGGACGGAGACCCGGCTGTAGTAGGAGTGACGATCCTGCCCTATGCGTCCGGAGAATTGGACACGGGCCTCGCGCGGCCGGTCCCCGCAGGCCGCGGCGCACCACGGACCGGTGACCGTGCCGGCCGCCTCGGCGACCGGCCCGCCCCAGGACCGCCAGCGCAGCCGGGTGAGCCGTACGACCCCGGTGATCTCGAACGTCGCCGGGCGGCTGACCACAGGCCGGCCGGGGCCCTCGCTGACGTGCACGGGCAGGGTGACGGGCGCCGGCGTCGGCGCGGGACCGCTCACCTCCAGCCCGCCGGGCTCCGAACAGCCCGTGAGCAGCCCGCCGGACAGGCCGGTGACGAGGAGCGTGAGGATGCCGGAGACGGCACCGAGTCGTCGCACGGCGTTCCTCGGGTACGGGAGGGGGCGCGGGGGCGGGAGGTTCCTCGGGGGCGACAGGGAAGGTCTCAGGGGCGACAGGGAAGGGACGGAAAGCGGGGAGGCAACGGACACGACAGGCCCGGCGACCGGGGCGGCCGCCGGAAGGCGCCGAACGAGGGGCGGACCACCGGCCCGAAAGAGGCCATTCGCAGTAAATGTTACCGGTGTGACTGAATCGCCCAGGGCGCTCTTGACGTTCGGCAGTCGTGGGCTCATAGGATCTCGGCGCTCAAGTGGTCCAGGCCGGTAGCCGCAGCTGCCTCGGAGGTCACTCATGCACATCGCCCGTCGCTCGGTCCTCGGCGCCCTGGCCGGCTCCGCCGCGCTCGGCGCTCTCGGCGCCTCCTCCGGGGAGGCCGCGGCGACCGCGCAGCCGCCCCCCGACTCCTCGGGGGTTCCGGCCGCGCCCGGCAGACGGGCGGGTCCGGACGCGCGGTCGGCATCCGACGGAAGCGGAGCCGCCGGGGGCGGAGCCTCCGGAAGCGCCGCTGCCGCGGCGCTGGCCCGCCTCCTCCCCCGCCACCACCGCCAGGTCACGTTCCGCACCGTGCCCCGCCGCTCCGGCGCGGACGTCTACCGGGTCACCGGCCGGGCCGGGCACCTCCTCGTCGAGGGCAGCACCCCGGCCGTCCAGCTCACCGGCTTCCACCGCTACCTGCGGGACGTCGCCCACGCGCATTTCTCCTGGAGCGGCGAGCGGACCGCCCTGCCCGCCACGCTCCCCGC
This genomic interval carries:
- a CDS encoding sensor histidine kinase, whose protein sequence is MGLRTKIGAAITVTAALVAVLIGFVVHHRTGVNQLATARESIDARLANAVDDHAAGIDRQHTLVNPDGMPAPLREAAEHGKRATYLDRSGREPVLWAATRVGDDMIALKRPYRRETRNLEDLDDVLWAAGGLGTAFSGIVGVGLATFAGRRLNASARIAERIADGDLTARLRPRGGKDEIARLTIAVNTMADALAARLQAEREVTANIAHELRTPVAGLVAAAALLPPGRPAEMVQERARRVHTLMEDVLEVARLDADAERVETDVRALGDLARRAAGAAAGPDGTAAEVRVVRDCLVETDARRVERILTNLVTNAFRHGAEPVVAEVDGGVIRVRDGGPGFPEPLLAHGPQRFRTESGAGLGLGLTIAAGQARVLGAPLTFANRPEGGAEAVLDLRGAVRGPAEPGPG